In Silene latifolia isolate original U9 population chromosome X, ASM4854445v1, whole genome shotgun sequence, the following proteins share a genomic window:
- the LOC141617156 gene encoding uncharacterized protein LOC141617156, which produces MDLQKAYDSIEWGFVDQMLVALRFPEKFRRLLMLCVTTPSFSLCLNGAQFGYLKGKRGLRQGDPMSPLLFTVCMEYLTRVMECATQKWYFRYHPMYGGLKLTHLLFVDDLLMFCKGDVQSIMLLLRGFSTFSAASGLTANAAKSEVIFNMVQETVRNDIVQISGFKQGELLVKYLGVPIQASIFLIPKQVIKRIEAACRNYLWDGGSEYTRTPLVAWDMVCCSKKCGGLGIKQVGVWNLAIVGKLVHWVFTKADRLWIQWVDHIYLKGQQWTDYSPPWILIGIGGMFVRLRRFFRLVALTYGVPHQGVTPSGWLIKLEALNTREKLFRIGISDTDSCVLCDDDKESHKHLFTECAFSCQKTDSCSCSEVAIPAIIV; this is translated from the exons ATGGATTTACAAAAGGCTTATGACTCCATTGAATGGGGTTTTGTAGATCAAATGTTGGTGGCTTTGAGATTCCCTGAAAAATTTAGACGACTACTTATGCTTTGTGTTACTACTCCTTCATTCTCTCTGTGCTTGAATGGGGCTCAGTTTGGCTATTTAAAGGGGAAACGAGGATTGAGACAAGGTGATCCTATGTCTCCCCTCTTATTCACTGTTTGCATGGAATACTTGACCAGAGTGATGGAGTGTGCTACTCAGAAATGGTATTTCAGATATCATCCCATGTATGGAGGTTTGAAACTTACTCATCTCCTATTTGTAGATGATCTGTTGATGTTTTGCAAAGGTGATGTGCAGTCTATCATGTTGCTGTTAAGGGGGTTCTCTACGTTTTCAGCAGCTTCTGGTCTCACAGCCAATGCTGCAAAATCTGAGGTAATCTTCAATATGGTGCAGGAGACTGTAAGGAATGATATTGTGCAGATATCTGGGTTCAAACAGGGTGAGCTGCTTGTTAAATACTTAGGAGTTCCTATTCAG GCTTCTATCTTCCTAATCCCAAAGCAAGTGATTAAGAGAATTGAGGCAGCCTGTAGAAACTACTTATGGGATGGTGGTTCTGAGTATACCAGGACCcctttggtggcctgggatatgGTTTGCTGCAGTAAGAAATGTGGTGGGTTAGGAATCAAGCAAGTTGGGGTGTGGAATTTGGCAATAGTTGGCAAGTTGGTTCATTGGGTGTTTACTAAAGCGGATAGACTTTGGATCCAGTGGGTGGATCACATTTATTTAAAAGGCCAACAGTGGACTGATTACAGTCCTCCCTGGATtctaattggaattggaggaatgTTTGTAAGGTTAAGGAGATTTTTTCGTCTGGTTGCCCTAACCTATGGTGTGCCACACCAGGGGGTTACACCATCAG GCTGGCTGATTAAGTTAGAGGCTTTGAACACAAGGGAGAAACTGTTTAGGATTGGGATCAGTGACACAGACTCTTGTGTGTTGTGTGATGATGATAAGGAGTCTCATAAGCACTTATTCACCGAGTGTGCATTTAGCTGTCAG AAAACTGATTCATGCTCGTGTTCTGAAGTTGCTATCCCTGCCATTATTGTGTAA